ATCTTAAGATCTGGAATGAACAGCTTTAATAACGGAGTGACTCAAAAGTTAGGAACTCGGACTGCAACAGCTTGGGGGAGCCTGCCCTCTAGCGGGGGAGGAGAGGTTGCACGGGTTGGGTTGGTCTGCCCTTCTCCCCGCAGCCCCAGGGCATGTTACCCTCCAGGGCTCTTGGAGGTAACTCCAGTCAAGTTCAGGGTCTACAACTGCAAGGAGGGCACTGGATGCATGCCTCGAGTTTGCGTGGTGCCACGCAAGTTGAAGGTGTGGCAGCCACCTGGGGGAGCCTTCTCTGGGTACTGGGAGGCCGGGGCCTTCTAAGCAAAGTCACCTGCCTGGTGCAGGATTTAGGGCACCAGGTGAGCTGGTTCTCTACCTTAGGAAAGCGCCTTGGGCTAACACTGTGCAGAGAGAGCTCTGACCAGCACAAGAAAATCAGAGGCCTGGGTAGTGTGCCTGCCAAGCTAGTAACCTGAGCCCTTGCCCCAGCAGGTTTGACAGCTCAGGAGTTGGTAGGGGGTaagtgtaaatgtgtgtgtgacTGACAAGCAGATCGTTCTGGTCTAATGCTCTTGGCAGGAGCAGCCTTGTGGGGAAGGATTGAAAGAACACAAACATGAGCCCTTCCCCCAATCTCCTCTCCCTTCAAGCTCTGCCTCCAGAATACCCAATCCTCTGCCCACAGAACTTAGCAGATGAGCCTGTTCCCAAGGAAAGGCAAAGGCAAAGGCACCCTCAGGCCAGCCTTGGTAGCAGTCCCTCAGGTCTGACCCGATCTTGCTGACGACTTGTCCTGCCCTTGGATGCAGAGGTTCATCCGATAGCATCACCTCTGGGACCCTGGCATCTCAAACCCCTGCTCAAGAAAACACAGCTGCAGGCCGAAGGATGGGGCTGCAGAAAAAGGGGATTCGTGGTGGGTTTTCAGTTAGGAAAGTGTCTGGCACTAACTCTTGCCTCTTGAGTTCTGAAGGTTCACACCTCCTGGCTCTCCTTTCTCCCTGGTCACTCTTTCTCAGTGTCCCTCAttgtctccttctccttttctcccatTTCTTCTAAGTAAGGGTTAGGGATTTTTCCCCTAAGCAAAATGGGAGTTTGTGTGACTCATTCCAGACCATTCTCTCTGTACAGTCTGTGCAGGGGACTCATCCTTTCTCATTCTCTGAAGTATCTCTACATACTAGTGACCCTTAAATTCATTATCTCTAGCCCCAAACTCTCGTCTTTTATATTCACCTGACTACTCTAGACCTTTGTTTCTCATGAGCACCTCAAATTCAATATCCTTTAAACTGAACTTGTACTTGTCCTCTAATAAATCCTACTGATTCTAGTcccaaaatatatatcaaatctatttatcttttctccatctcttctACTTCCTCCCTCACCTAAACCAACAGTATCCCTCCCACTAAACTGGCCCTGCCCACTTCTTTCCTGACACTGTCTCTTAAATTGACCCTAAATTCATTGTTACTACAACAACCTGAGTGATCTGGTTAAACTACTAATCAAATCATTTTAGTTTCCTAAACCCCTCAATGGCTGCTTATTGTTTTCAGAATGAAAGCTAATACTATGGTTGCCTATGAGTCCCTTAGAAACCTGGACTGTTATCTACTTGGCCCTTAGCAATCTACCTGTATTAACTTGTAGTGCTGCTCAGCcatgtttctatttcttctgtcCTTCCAGGCACATGGGATGACTATACTTCCTCATACAGACATGACTGTTTAGGAGAATGAAATGTGAGCAAAAGTGATTTGAGATCCAGTATATAACTTTTAATGTACTTTCTCCTCCTGCTATGCTGATTAGGGAAACCATTGAGATGGTGGTGCCAGAAGAGTGGAGATAAAATGTGGAAATGTGAGTTGCTGATAACACTGTACATGGAGAAAAGCTGCCCTAGAAGTTTGCCCACTGCATACAGTAGACTTTTCATAAGTGAAAAATATTGTGAGATTTGGGGTTGCTTGTTACTGAAGCAAAACATAGCCTGTCCTGATTGATACATTGCCTTAGCATCTGTTCCTGCCCTTGTTTACTGTACTAGAATCACACCAGCCTTCTTTCAGCTCCTCAAACAAAGCAGGATTTTTTGTCCTTCAGGGTCATTACACATCCTGTTCTTTCTCCTTAGAATGATCTTACTTCTACTAGTTGTTCCACTTTTTACTCCTAACCGAgaattcattaaagaaaaaataatcaaatcctGAAAGAATCTATAAATTAAGGAGAATAGAGAGATTGGTGCCATTGATCAGGAGGGTAAGAAGGGACATGGTTCTGATTTTCTAACTCATTCATTTGAACATTTACCAAACACCCTCTCCATGTGCTGGagcaataagaaaaatgaggCATTCTTCTTGACCTAAAGGAGCTCATAGACTTCTATGAGCTAGGACATCCCAAAACTATAGGAGGAATGGGGGAGGAAGACACAGGAAGTCAATGCTAATTGTCACGAATGCGGaagaagtaaaagagaagaaaaattttattttttttaattttttttaagagagagtgagagaggagagagagagaatttttaatatattttttttttttttttttagttttcggcagacacaacatctttgtttgtatgtggtgctaaggattgaacccgggccgcacgcattccaggcgagcgggctaccacttgagcctcatccccagcccagagagaagaaaaattttaaagaagtcaTTGAATTTGGGCAGAAGCTCATGGCTAAAGATCTTCAGAACAAAAGCAGTCTGCAGGAGGTTGATGGCTGAgagagaagtggagagagagatgTAATGAACTTAAAATATAACAACCCCTGCCTCTTATTGAGAATGCCAGGAACTCTTGCacacatcattttctttctttcttttttggggggtactggggattgaactcaggggtacttgaccactgagccaaatccccagccctattttgtattttgtttagagacagggtctcactgagttgcttagcaccttgcttaagctgaggctggctttgaactcatgattctccttcctcagcttcccgagccgctgggattacaggcatgtgccatcatgcccaggtGAACACATTATTTTCAATCTTTCAAAAGTGAgcattttctctcttgtttttacaGAAACTGAAATTGAGAGATTTAAGTGGTCCAAATCCTACATCAAGAGCAGCTGTTTTAAAACCCAGTGTGCTGACTCCACACCCATGAAGTCTCCATCATCCTGTATGCAGAACAGAGGTGTCCTGCACGTACTGCCAGACCTGCAGGAGCCTTTGGAACAAtgaggagagaaaaattaaaaaaaaaaaataataaactaagaGAGGTTGCCTGAGAGaccctttttaaaacaaaagcaaaggacaaagttttgttttgtttttgtttttgtttttgttttaaaagaaaaacctgggctggggctgtagcttagtggtagagcagttacctggcatgtgtgaggcactgagttctatcctcaggaccacatagaaatgaagaaataaaatgggggcattctgtccatctacaactacaaagaaattttaaaaagaaagaatgtttccttcattttcacTAGAGTATAAGAAACAACTATATCTTACTAATCACAATGAGTCCTCAAATTGGAGTTCATTTCTGGGTCGTCCAGGAGCAGGTGCATAGAGAGAGAATCTGAGAAGAGAGAAAATCACCTTAGGAGTGTTTAAATGTCATTGATGAAGTTAAACAGTGACGATTCACATCACCCACAGCACCTACTTGACTCTTAGGTTTAAAAACGCGTATTGGACCTAAGGAAGGACATGAGGGATCCAAGTTAAGCTAAAAATGGGGCAGACTGTGGAAAATTTTTCCAAGaaagattcttcatttttttttgttgttttttctcagTCTTCTATAactatatattttcaataattggAAGTCTTTAATATGCAGCTAATTtgcagggagagaagagagaaagatgaaaaaaggaagagaggaaaggatggAAGGAACTTAGTCTGTGACGAGGCTGGCGTGTCTCAGTGACAGGTGACAGATGGCCACCTTTCCTAAGGACCCCTTAAACACACAAAATGGTCAGTTTGGCCCTGATCTGACCCTGTTTACTCAGGGCGACCATATCCTATGGGAGGCTACAAATGAAATTGTGTGGCTGCTACAAATGGGTGTAATGACTTCTAAGTGACACGGCCCCCAAGATATCGCAGTCAGGAAAAGGTTCTGGACGCTCAGACTCTTATTATTCAGAATATATTGCGGGAGGAGtcagaaaatattgaaaacaagaTTGTCTATGCCCCTTGACATATGGGGAATACTCGGGTACTCCATTGGCTAAAGTCCTCACTCTGTTTCAGAATTCTCCTTTTTCAGGGTGTCCTACCGGATCCCCCAAAGAATGGACATCCAGGGCACCATAGTGAACTCTTCTTACAGAAGCAGATGCTTGATCCAACAGTACTATCTGATCCTAAATGGTGAGCAGTCTGACCTCTTGGTGTTTTGAAGGTCAAGATCATTCATGTTCCCACTATGAAGTTCATTTCCCGCAGTTCTTACATTTGGGATAGTTCCAGCTGTTGCTGGGAGCTAGAGGCTCTGCCTTGCTGGCTTTCTGATGAGACAGGTCTGTGTGGCTCAGCAGAAAACTTCAGGTTGGGCCATATAAGCCCAGGTTCCGGGCAGCTTCGGAAATCCTGGGAGTTTTCCTCCGGGGAAACGGATAGTAAGCAGGTCTGCCAGACCTGTGGGAGTCCTTTATGGAAGGAAGAAACCGAAGGTCGGTTTTTAAGCTGGGTCCCACGATCTTTGTTGGAGAACCGCCCACCTGACATTGACCCTGGGCTGTCTCTGGGAGCTTGGTTCCTTGCAGAGTCGGGTGACTGTTTTCAAACAAGTGTGGGTCTCCTTCTGGTCGGAGCCTTTGGTCAGACCCCACAGGCTGGCCCTTGGGCTTCACTTGGCTGGTTTCATGGTGGAAGGTTTGGACTAAGCGATGCATCTCTAGGTGCGTGTGCCACGGAGACTCGGGAGTCTGAAGACGGCTTCGGTCGGCTTCTTCCAGAACCCCCTCCACCTCAGGATCTGCCTCTTCCAGGGAGAGGGAGCTCCTTGGCTCCTTATTGATCCAAACAGGACTGATCATGGATCCAGCAGCATTACGCGTGTGTCCGCCTGAGAAAAGAAGGCGTCAGCAGCGTCATCACGGGAAGATACACAGGCAGCTCTCTCATCTAGGGGGCTCAGAGCTTTCAGGATAAAGAAAGGCCATACCCAGAATGTCCAGTGCACGGGTGCAgatacacagagacacacatggtCCCCCTTGCTCAGGCACACATGAACCCCCACCCAAGgcacacatactcacatacaATTACATCGTTATCCAATAAATAGTCATTGAGGACTGAATGTGTGCCAGGCCTCGTTTTTTCTAGGTCCCAGGAATATAGCAGGGAACATTGAGAAAAAAACTCACACCTTCATCTGGATTTGTCCTAATTATGGAAAAACTCAAGCATAGTGGAGGGTTAAAAGTGAAGGGTGTGAGCTCTGGGAAGACAGATGGGAATCAGCATTTGAGGTCAGAAAAATAGTAGGAGCAAGAGATAACACATATGCTGCTGTAATTTGGCTTTGGAGTGTCCTCCAAATGTCCCTGTGTTAGAGGGTTGGCTCCCAACATGTGGTGCTATGGGAAGATGGTGGAATCTTTAAAAGGTGAAGCACTTTTAAAGGAAGGAAGTTGGGCCATTGGGCTGCCCTTGAAGGGACTACTGGGGCAGcagcctctttctctcttttggtttACCAGCTACCATTAAGTGAGTAACCTTTTCCACCACACACTTTCATCATGATGATATtgccacaggtccaaagcaatgacTGTGGATTGAACcgatgaaactgtgagccaaaataagtctttcctccttttaagttgattttctcaggcattttgtcatagtAGCAGCACACTgactcacacactcacatgcatgtAGATACATTTACACTCTCTGGGGGAAAaggttatttctatttatttttttatttttcacagtgctagggatcaaatccagggccttgtactcttgctagacaagtactctaccactgaggtacaacccagtcctttttatatgagtt
This portion of the Ictidomys tridecemlineatus isolate mIctTri1 chromosome 4, mIctTri1.hap1, whole genome shotgun sequence genome encodes:
- the C4H9orf152 gene encoding uncharacterized protein C9orf152 homolog, producing MKGLACPWPALLGFGHPGSCFMAEGSSCTQAPGQGPPVSIQLLRAQYEGLKRQQRTQIHLLVLPKGGHTRNAAGSMISPVWINKEPRSSLSLEEADPEVEGVLEEADRSRLQTPESPWHTHLEMHRLVQTFHHETSQVKPKGQPVGSDQRLRPEGDPHLFENSHPTLQGTKLPETAQGQCQVGGSPTKIVGPSLKTDLRFLPSIKDSHRSGRPAYYPFPRRKTPRISEAARNLGLYGPT